The genomic window CCCCGGGTGCTGCCGGACGGCACGCGCAATCCCATTCGCATCCAACGGCTCAAGGACAAGCTGGGCAACAAGTCCAACGCCTCCTCGGAGATCGAATACGAGAACGCCACCGGCTGGCTGGTCGGCGCGGAAGGCGCGGGCGTGAAGACCATCATCGAGATGGTGAACATGACCCGCCTCGACTGCGTGATCGGCTCCGCGACCAACATGCGTGCCGGAGCCGTCTACGCGGTGCACCACGCCAGGCACCGAGAAGCGTTCGGCGCCAAGCTGATCGACCAGCCCGCCATGCGTAACGTGCTCGCCGACCTGGTGATCGAGTCCGACGCCGCGACCACCGTCATGATGCGCCTCGCCGGGGCCACGGACCGGTCGAGCTCCGATCCCGCCGAGTCCGCGCTGCGCCGCATCGCGCTCGCGGTCACCAAGTACTGGGTGTGCAAGCGCGCGCCGTCGCATTCCGCCGAGGCGCTGGAGTGCTTGGGCGGCAACGGATATGCCGAGGAGTCGGGAATGCCGCGGCTCTATCGGGAGGCGCCGCTGATGTCGATCTGGGAGGGCTCGGGCAATGTGGCCGCGCTGGACGCGTTGCGCGCCATGGGCCGTCAGCCGGAGACCGTCGAGGCCTACTTCAACGAGGTCACGCTGGCCAAGGGCGCGAACCCGCGGCTGGACGACGCGATCGCCAAGGTCGGCAAGGAACTGGCCGACCTCAGCGACATCGAATACCGGGCCCGCCGCGTCGTGGAACTGATGGCGCTGGTCCTCCAGGGCGCGCAGCTGGTCCGCCACGGCCACCCCGCGGTCGCCGACGCCTTCTGCGCCACCCGGCTCGGCGACGATTGGGGCATCGCCTTCGGCACCCTGCCGACCGGCGTGGACACCGGCGCGATCATCGAACGCGCCTTCGTCGCGTGACGGGCGCTCGGTAGTGTCGGCGCGGTGACCGAGATTCCGTTGTACCGGCTGGTGCGGCGGGTGCTGGACCGAGTGGCCGAGCACCCCGAGCGGCGGTACTTGCTCGGCATCGCCGGACCGCCCGGTGCGGGCAAATCCACCCTGTCGGTACTGCTCCGCGACACCTTCGTCACCGAAGTGGGCGGCCCGGCGGCCGAGATCGCGCCGATGGACGGCTACCACCTGTCCAACGCGCGGCTGCGCGCGGCGGGACACCTGGCACGCAAGGGCGAACCCGATACGTTCGACGTCGCGGGCTTCGTCGAGAACCTGCGCCGCCTGCGCGACACCCCGCGCGGGACGCCGGTGCCGTGGCCGACGTTCGATCGAGCCTCGGACGAGCCGACGCCCGCGGGCGTGGTCTTCGTGAACCAGTGGGTCGCCATCACCGAGGGCAACTACTTGCTGCTCGACGACGCCGACGGCTGGTCCGCAGTGCGCAAGCAACTCGACGAGTGCTGGTACCTCGACGCCGACCGCGACGTGCTGGAACAGCGCCTGCTGGAACGGCACCTGCGCGGCGGGAAGTCGGCGGAAGCGGCCCGGAGCAAGGTATCGGACAGCGACCTGCGCAATGCCGACCTCGTGCACGCGACCCGCGACCGAGCCGACCTCGTGCTGCGTGAGAAGGACGGGCGCTACTTCGTCGTCGGGTGATCGCGCTCGTTACGGCCGGACCCACCCCGCCACCTACCTCGGCGCAACTAGTGGTGCGTTGATCGCTGCCGGGCGACTCGAATCCGGCGCGTCCGTGCGGCAATGTTGGCGAATCGCCCGGCGTGGGTCAGTCCCCGACCACCCGAGCGCGCCGATCATTGACCCATGACGAACACGCGGCGG from Nocardia bhagyanarayanae includes these protein-coding regions:
- a CDS encoding nucleoside/nucleotide kinase family protein; translated protein: MTEIPLYRLVRRVLDRVAEHPERRYLLGIAGPPGAGKSTLSVLLRDTFVTEVGGPAAEIAPMDGYHLSNARLRAAGHLARKGEPDTFDVAGFVENLRRLRDTPRGTPVPWPTFDRASDEPTPAGVVFVNQWVAITEGNYLLLDDADGWSAVRKQLDECWYLDADRDVLEQRLLERHLRGGKSAEAARSKVSDSDLRNADLVHATRDRADLVLREKDGRYFVVG
- a CDS encoding acyl-CoA dehydrogenase family protein, translating into MQTHEVFNQVPNIVPFDAARNPALLEGLHREGAGWAEDEVRELGRRAGDFAAQEWGRLANEYPPVLHTHDRYGHRVDEVEFHPHWHDLMTVAVQHGLHGSPWTDERPGAHTARAAKFYTWGVADAGHMCPISMTYAIVPALRHNPELAAKYEPLLASRTYDFGLREPSTKAGLIAGMSMTEKQGGSDVRANTTTATPQPDGSYRIVGHKWFTSAPMSDMFLTLAQAPAGLSCFLLPRVLPDGTRNPIRIQRLKDKLGNKSNASSEIEYENATGWLVGAEGAGVKTIIEMVNMTRLDCVIGSATNMRAGAVYAVHHARHREAFGAKLIDQPAMRNVLADLVIESDAATTVMMRLAGATDRSSSDPAESALRRIALAVTKYWVCKRAPSHSAEALECLGGNGYAEESGMPRLYREAPLMSIWEGSGNVAALDALRAMGRQPETVEAYFNEVTLAKGANPRLDDAIAKVGKELADLSDIEYRARRVVELMALVLQGAQLVRHGHPAVADAFCATRLGDDWGIAFGTLPTGVDTGAIIERAFVA